The following are from one region of the Corylus avellana chromosome ca1, CavTom2PMs-1.0 genome:
- the LOC132167938 gene encoding DEAD-box ATP-dependent RNA helicase 20 — protein sequence MAKGDDAVMKKRNKAIRKRLHKHSESSTAVSARVAAIIASKKRRKSGKRRMCEGMCFSLPTPDDPFNERHEKMDLKRKEPKKKMSSQDDERGFVKGKIAALRNGTEARNVTLEKKNEKVVNLKDEQKSSMISMNGLGQKCLVDLEEKVKVIRKKGEHGQHGWACENLNHPSKFLIMCLNSIENALRHDGTYISEEDKPLFVNEWGVEFCKYYSSGKDILETSGPSSTVEQIAWIVSTAADTIARKEKEGMTFANPFLLFIVPSQEKAAKVRSICKPLKALGIHTVSIHPGASLDHQIQGLKSCEPEFLVSTPERLLELVTSKAIDISGVSLLVVDGLDRLSDGGYPDMIKSIRQSISGTPLTVVFNDCFNHASVPLVQNLLLRSIYRLSLNDTIASLSSCIVQSVNVCTSEEEKLSKCIQILDQTYCNQLFSQPLKVLYIFAKDSNLSKLAAALKIKGYSVSSDSSCTISNFNNSEMKPAVSMINIEQISTADLEEYEIVIIPSFVLPIDSYVHVLSRMARHTVNGVLHSFLTKENAALAGPLTETLEQCGQAVPEALRNLCLTAPMWEQ from the exons ATGGCGAAAGGGGATGATGCAgtgatgaagaagaggaacaaGGCGATCAGGAAGAGGCTTCATAAGCATAGTGAATCGTCTACTGCGGTCTCTGCTCGGGTCGCCGCCATTATTGCTTCCAAGAAGCGCCGCAAGTCCGGAAAACGACGCATGTGCGAG GGGATGTGTTTTAGCCTCCCTACTCCTGATGATCCTTTCAACGAGAGGCATGAAAAGATGGATTTGAAAAGAAAGGAACCTAAGAAGAAAATGTCTTCCCAAGATGACGAGAGGGGTTTTGTTAAAGGGAAGATTGCTGCACTGAGGAATGGAACCGAAGCTAGGAATGTCAcgttagaaaagaaaaatgagaaggTTGTGAATTTGAAGGATGAACAAAAAAGTTCAATGATATCGATGAACGGTCTGGGCCAGAAATGTCTTGTTGACTTAGAAGAAAAGGTTAAAGTGATTAGGAAGAAAGGTGAACATGGTCAACATGGATGGGCCTGTGAAAACTTAAATCATCCATCGAAGTTTCTCATTATGTGCTTGAATTCAATAGAAAATGCATTGCGACATGATGGTACCTACATTAGTGAAGAGGACAAGcctttgtttgttaatgaatGGGGAGTTGAATTCTGTAAATATTATTCATCTGGAAAGGATATTTTGGAGACTAGTGGACCTAGTTCTACTGTAGAGCAAATTGCTTGGATAGTTTCCACTGCCGCTGATACCATTgcaagaaaggagaaagaaggcATGACTTTTGCCAATCCCTTTCTTTTATTCATTGTACCATCCCAGGAGAAAGCTGCCAAG GTTCGCTCAATCTGCAAACCTTTGAAGGCTCTTGGAATACATACTGTGAGTATACATCCTGGTGCATCATTGGATCACCAGATTCAAGG TCTAAAGAGCTGTGAGCCTGAGTTTCTTGTGTCAACACCTGAGAGGCTACTGGAACTTGTTACCTCTAAGGCAATTGATATATCTGGTGTCTCCTTGCTg GTCGTTGATGGACTTGATCGTCTTTCAGATGGTGGTTATCCTGATATGATAAAATCCATTAGGCAATCTATATCGGGAACTCCACTTACTGTGGTTTTCAATGATTGCTTCAATCATGCCTCTGTTCCATTGGTTCAAAACCTTTTGTTGCGATCAATCTATCGACTTTCGCTTAATGATACCATTGCCAGTCTAAGTTCATGCATTGTCCAGTCTGTGAATGTGTGCAcctcagaagaagaaaaactatCAAAG TGCATTCAAATTCTGGACCAAACTTATTGCAATCAACTCTTCTCTCAACCCTTGAAGGTGCTATACATATTTGCTAAAGATAGCAACCTCAGCAAATTAGCCGCTGCTCTCAAAATCAAGGGTTATTCTGTATCAAGTGACTCATCGTGTaccatttcaaattttaacaaCAG CGAAATGAAACCTGCAGTGTCCATGATCAATATTGAGCAGATAAGTACTGCTGATTTAGAGGAGTATGAGATTGTAATAATACCCAGCTTCGTACTTCCAATTGACAGTTATGTGCATGTTCTCTCAAGGATGGCCCGCCATACTGTCAACGGTGTGTTGCACAGCTTCTTAACTAAAGAAAATGCAGCACTTGCTGGACCATTGACTGAAACCCTAGAACAATGTGGGCAGGCAGTGCCTGAAGCTTTAAGAAACTTGTGTCTGACAGCACCCATGTGGGAACAATGA
- the LOC132186886 gene encoding GABA transporter 1-like — MSAVAPNSIKESTTGKEDAALHPPKELDAGALFVLKSRGSWVHCGYHLTTSIVAPSLLSLPFAVGLQGWVGGVVSLILPGLLTFYSYNLLSLVLEHHAQLGHRQLRFRDMARDILGPRWGKYVVGPLQFGICYGAVIAGVLLGGQSLKFIYLLSNPNGTMKLYEFTIIFGVLMLFLAQIPSFHSLRHINLVSLFLALAYSACVTAGSIYVGFSKNAPNRDYSLNGSQENRVFGAVNAVSIIVTTYACGIVPEIQATIAPPVKGKMFKGLCVCYAVIFTTFFSVAISGYWTFGNQAMGTILANFMGNQKPLLPTWFLLMTNVFTVIQISAVTVVYLQPTNEVFEKLFADPKQDQFSTRNVVPRLFFRSISVIVGTLFAAMLPFFGDIMAILGAFGFIPLDLIFPMVFYNVTFKPSKRSLVFWANTLIAAASSVLSAVGAVASVRQTVLDAKAYRLFANI; from the exons atGTCAGCTGTGGCTCCAAACTCCATCAAAGAATCCACAACTGGGAAGGAAGATGCTGCTCTTCACCCTCCAAAAGAGCTTGATGCCGGAGCTTTGTTTGTACTCAAATCCAGAG GTTCATGGGTGCACTGTGGGTACCATTTGACGACATCAATCGTGGCTCCGTCGCTTCTGAGTCTTCCCTTCGCGGTGGGCTTGCAAGGGTGGGTTGGGGGAGTTGTTTCCCTCATCCTTCCAGGTTTGCTCACCTTCTATTCCTACAATCTTCTCTCTCTGGTTTTGGAGCACCATGCACAGCTTGGCCACCGCCAACTTCGGTTTCGGGACATGGCTAGAGACATTTTAG GACCACGATGGGGGAAGTATGTTGTTGGCCCACTTCAATTTGGGATATGCTATGGGGCAGTCATTGCCGGTGTTCTTCTAGGAGGGCAGAGCCTTAAG TTCATCTACTTGCTTTCAAATCCAAATGGGACAATGAAGCTTTACGAGTTTACCATCATCTTCGGAGTTCTAATGCTCTTCCTGGCCCAAATTCCATCCTTCCACTCCCTCAGGCATATCAATCTTGTCTCTCTTTTCCTCGCTCTTGCTTACAGTGCTTGCGTCACAGCCGGTTCAATATACGTCG GATTTTCCAAGAATGCTCCCAACAGGGACTATTCCCTAAATGGCTCCCAAGAGAATCGTGTTTTTGGTGCTGTTAATGCTGTTTCAATCATTGTTACCACATATGCCTGTGGAATTGTTCCTGAAATACAG GCAACTATAGCTCCTCCAGTCAAAGGCAAGATGTTCAAAGGTTTATGTGTCTGCTACGCTGTTATATTCACAACTTTTTTCAGCGTCGCAATCTCTGGGTATTGGACATTTGGCAATCAAGCTATGGGGACAATTCTTGCCAATTTTATGGGTAATCAAAAGCCTTTGCTGCCAACTTGGTTTCTCTTGATGACCAATGTGTTCACTGTAATCCAAATATCGGCTGTCACAGTG GTATACTTGCAACCAACAAACGAAGTTTTCGAAAAGTTATTTGCAGACCCCAAACAGGACCAATTTTCCACCCGCAACGTTGTGCCGAGGTTGTTTTTCCGGTCAATATCCGTGATTGTAGGCACACTTTTTGCTGCCATGCTACCTTTCTTTGGAGATATCATGGCAATTTTGGGGGCATTTGGATTCATTCCCCTAGATCTTATTTTCCCAATGGTTTTCTACAATGTCACCTTCAAGCCCTCAAAGCGTAGCCTTGTTTTCTGGGCGAACACATTGATAGCAGCAGCATCCTCGGTGTTATCAGCGGTCGGAGCAGTGGCATCGGTTCGACAAACCGTTCTTGATGCCAAAGCATATCGTTTGTTTgcaaacatataa
- the LOC132167253 gene encoding GABA transporter 1-like, with amino-acid sequence MQGAGSRSIEPRKQKKIAAGEREMAAVVPKSISSSTLGKDNNSLLDPPKELDAGALFVLKSRGSWLHCGYHLTTSIAAPALLSLPYAMRFQGWVGGVVCLILAGLVTFYSYNLLSLVLDHHAQLGRRQLRFRDMATDILGPRWGKYVIGPLQFGICYGAVIAAAVLGGQNLKFIYLLSNPNGTMKLYQFISIFGILLLILAQIPSFHSLRHINLASLILCLAYSALVTAGSIHIGYSRNAPIRDYSLKGSEVNRAFGAVNAVSIIATTYACGIIPEIQATIAPPVKGKMFKGLCVCYAVILTTFFSVAISGYWVFGNQSMGTILANFMGNGKPLLPTWYLLITNVFTLLQISAVAVVYLQPTNEVFEKLFADPKKDQFSIRNVVPRLILRSLSVILGTLFAAMLPFFGDIMALFGAFGCIPLDFIFPMVVYNVTFKPSKRGIVFWGNTLIAVASSALSALGAIASVRQIVLDAKAYRLFADV; translated from the exons ATGCAGGGAGCAGGGAGCAG ATCGATTGAacccagaaaacaaaaaaaaatagctgctggagagagagagatggcagCTGTGGTTCCAAAATCTATCAGTTCATCCACACTTGGCAAGGATAATAATAGCCTTCTTGACCCCCCAAAAGAGCTCGATGCTGGAGCTTTGTTTGTCCTCAAATCCAGAG GGTCATGGCTGCACTGTGGGTACCATTTGACGACATCTATTGCGGCGCCGGCGCTTCTGAGTCTTCCTTATGCGATGCGCTTCCAAGGGTGGGTTGGGGGAGTAGTTTGCCTTATTCTTGCAGGTTTGGTGACTTTCTATTCCTATAATCTCCTTTCTCTGGTTTTGGACCACCATGCGCAGCTTGGTCGCCGCCAACTGCGGTTTCGGGACATGGCCACTGATATTTTAG GACCACGATGGGGCAAATATGTAATTGGCCCACTTCAGTTTGGGATATGCTATGGCGCAGTGATTGCTGCTGCTGTTCTAGGAGGGCAGAACCTTAAG TTCATTTACTTGCTCTCAAACCCAAACGGGACAATGAAGCTTTACCAGTTTATTAGCATATTTGGAATCCTACTGCTCATCTTGGCCCAAATTCCATCTTTCCACTCCCTCAGGCATATAAATCTTGCCTCTCTTATCCTCTGTCTTGCTTACAGCGCTCTCGTCACAGCCGGTTCAATACACATTG GATATTCCAGGAATGCCCCTATCAGGGACTATTCCTTAAAAGGCTCCGAAGTGAATCGTGCTTTCGGTGCTGTTAATGCTGTTTCAATCATTGCTACAACATATGCCTGTGGAATTATTCCTGAGATACAG GCAACTATAGCTCCTCCAGTGAAGGGAAAGATGTTCAAAGGTTTATGCGTATGTTACGCTGTTATATTGACCACTTTTTTCAGCGTTGCAATCTCTGGGTATTGGGTATTTGGTAATCAGTCAATGGGCACAATTCTTGCCAATTTTATGGGCAATGGAAAGCCCTTGCTCCCAACTTGGTATCTCTTGATCACCAATGTTTTCACTCTTCTGCAAATATCGGCTGTCGCTGTG GTTTACTTGCAACCAACAAATGAAGTATTTGAGAAGTTATTTGCAGACCCCAAAAAGGATCAGTTTTCCATTCGCAACGTTGTGCCAAGATTGATTTTACGGTCACTGTCAGTGATTCTAGGTACACTTTTTGCTGCAATGCTGCCTTTTTTTGGAGATATTATGGCACTTTTTGGGGCATTTGGATGCATTCCtctagattttatttttccaatggTTGTCTACAATGTGACTTTCAAGCCCTCAAAGCGTGGCATTGTTTTTTGGGGAAACACATTGATAGCAGTAGCATCCTCAGCATTGTCTGCCTTGGGTGCAATAGCATCTGTTCGACAAATAGTTCTTGATGCCAAAGCATATCGTTTGTTTGCTGACgtctaa